A segment of the Gossypium hirsutum isolate 1008001.06 chromosome D10, Gossypium_hirsutum_v2.1, whole genome shotgun sequence genome:
TAAGCCTTACCTTACTAGCAAACGTAAGTTTTTCCAAATTATGGATGTTCGTATCAAAGGCCAATACACACCTGAAGCGGCATTAAAAGCTGCGTATCTTGCGGTGCAATGCCTATCTACGGAACCGAAGGTTAGACCGAAAATGACCGCGGTAGTGAAAGCACTAGAGCAACTTCAAGACTCCGGTGACGACAAAGGGGTCCATCAGAATGCAGCAGCTCATAGTTCTCGTCCGAATTCGAGGTATGCTCTGAAGAAAAATCCCGACGGACCCCAGCCATCTGCATCTCCATTAAGTACATAAATCTGAAAACAGTCCGATGCATTGCTTTTATTATTGCAGATGGTATTCTATCTTTGAACTCGAACATATATATTCCGGCTACCGGTCACTGTACAGCTCTCGAATTCAATAATATCCGAAATCCGAATGTTCCATTTCGACTCATTTTGTTTTATTACCGGTAAATGAATGCATGTTTAAAGATGTTTATATGCAGATCATTGCATCATCTTTAAAAGGCGCATTAATGTTTTGGGTTCAAATCCTAACCTTTGTAATTCCCGATTTATGGGCttttttgtatataaaaaaaacgaaaaaaaatctCCAAAATCACAAAAGCATAGAAATACGAGAGAGAGTGAGTACGATATTCTGACTTTTCAATTTTCtcgaattatatatttattaatgacATTTGTGTcccaatataatttttttaatttaataattgagagaatatattttataaatgacTTTCATGtccaaatataatttttaggatttaaattTCTAAAAGTAGAAATAGGGGACAAAATTTCAAATGTATGAAGAGTTCAGGACTCGAAGCATATTTTAACTTATAGAGAAGCAGGCCGACCGGGCCCAACACAGCGGTCCAAAACAGAAAAACATTAACATGTAGTACACACTACACACAGTTTGAGATCAAAAACTCCGGAAAGCAAAATCTTCCTTTTTCTGTTCTGTCGCTGTTTCAGATTTGTCCTCCAAGGTAATCAATCTATGTTCttccaaattaaaaattcttggattttttgggcatttttttgttattgattattaaataaatttgatcttCAGATTATAGTTTAGGTCAACTTAGTCAATACTCaaagaacttttttttttgtttctttaattttattatctacCAAACAGAAAGTCTTGAGATTATTTGTTTGAATcttagggttttcttttttcataattatGCGAGATTTTGAATCTGGGTATTTTATGAGTTAAcaaaatttagcccttttttaaTGGATTTTTTTTATCTGAATCTTTACGGTATTGAACCCGTTGAGTTATTGCATCGCATGAATTAGCAAAAACTTGTTTGAACGAAGAGGGAAAAAATTCTGGGTTTTCtctcaaaataagaaaaaagctAGGTTATATGGGTTAATTTTATTTGCTTcttttgaaaattatataaatggAGTTTCATGTATTGGGTTTTTGAAGGCTTTTGGGATGAGGAGATACAGTCCCCAATACCATAGTCCTCCAAGGAGAGGCTATGGTGGTAGAGAAAGAGATTTTCCTAGAAGGGGATACGGCGGTGGTGGCAGCGGTTATGGCAGGAGGGAACAGAGTCATGGAAGTCTTTTGGTTAGAAACATTCCTTTGGATTGCAGGTAAACCTTTTATCATAATCCTTTTTTGGAATGTTGGTTAAATGAtttgttttaatatatgtttgattttgTTTGCAGACCCGAAGAACTTCGAATCCCTTTCGAGAGATTTGGGCTCGTTAGGGATGTTTATATCCCTAAAGACTACTACACAGGGTTTGTATTGTACCCTTGAAAGTAATTTTGGTTTATCAAGCATTGATCTTTTCCTATGTTTTAATCGAAATTTAAACATTCTAGTTCATGGTTTTATTTTGATTAAGCTTGTACTTTTATATTGAACGAGCATACTGATATGTCTTTTTCTAGTTTTACGGCTTTTAGGTTCGGCAAGTAGGATGTTTATACTTTTCGTTGCTTCCTTTTTTGTATTTTCATCTTAGACCTTTAGTTGTCGTATGTAGGAAGTTATTTCCTTCGAGTTGCTTTCTGACTATTTCTTAAagcacttaatttttttttctttgccttATTCCGTAGTGAATTAAAATTTGAACTGGTTTGTCAGGGGGGTTAATATTGGTTTGAAGTAAAAACAAGCCCAAGCCCCACATTTGATGAAGGCCTACTGTTTATGATTGCTTAAACATATTGTGATCCGAGGGTGTTAAGAGTAATGATCATATGAAGAATGTTCCTTTATGAAGCGAAACTATATAATTACCAAATCAATTAAGGTTTTGATTGGGGAAGAAGATTGATTCCTGACCAAATTGAAGCAAATTTATCGATATCAAGTGCTTCTTATATTTACGAGCTTGTGAAGATTTTTCAAGTCACTTGCCTCTTTTGAAGTTCCTTTGATATTGACTGTTAAGGGAAAAGGTCAGCATTTagcgtattttatttaaatctgGAGCCAGTATTAGATATGTAAAGGTATACTACTAAGTAAATGAAGTTGTTGTGGTAACATTGTATTttagtttgtatttttttgttttaattggcTTATTTCGTTCGTTTCAAATTATCATGTTTAAGTGAAGGATTGGTGCATCCTTTTTGCAGACAACCTCGAGGGTTTGCATTTGTGCAGTTTGTGGATTCTTATGATGCTTCTGAAGCTCAACGTCGCATGAATGGGAAAATATTTGCTGGGAGAGAGATATCGGTGGTTGTGGCTGCAGAGACAAGGAAAAGGCCTGAGGAAATGCGCCATAAATCTAGGGCTAGGTACTCTCGTAGTCTTTCTCTCCCACTCTCTCATGcacacacatgcatatgcatgcATACATTCGTGCACATGCggttttttgttattttacttgtatTTACGTAAGGATTTATCTGGCATGTAATTCTCCAGAGGACCATCAGGCTATGGGGGACGATCATCTTACTATGGTATGTGGCCTACATGGGCTGATTCTATTAATTTTGCCATGTGTTTGGACTTTGAAGGATCCTAGGTGTGGCAGATACTGTTGCAAACTAACTTAGTCATTTGATATGTTGCAGGGCGTTCTCGGTCTCGTTCACCATCCCGTATGCGTTCTCCTCACCATCCTTCGAGTTCTAGAGGCCGCTACCGTTCGAGGTAAACCATCAAATTGCTACACAGCCCTTTTACCTTTTAAGAAATAAGGTGATCGTATATTTATTTGTCAGGTCTTACTCACCTGCTCCAAGACGACGAGGAAACTATTCTGTTTCACCAGGTAGACGGCATGAAGAACAGCCAAGGTCTCCAGTAGGTCCTCCGCAAGAACGAGATGGTGATTACAGTCACAGATCATATTCTCCAGGATATGAAAATGCCGATGGAAATGGTTATGGCGAGTAAGTGGAAGTCTATTTCATTGTTTCAACTTTTTGATTTCCGTCTTTTACTCCAACCTGTATGCCCCTTTGTTTTGGTTTGCTGTTATAAAGAAGTGACCTGTTACGGGACATGGTAAAACCATACTACTATGTGGCTTTGGGTTCTCAATTCTTGTGCAATGAGAGTTCATTGTTGGTGATTTTCTCTTGTGTTTAACTCGACTGTTGTGGCTTATTTCGAATGTTCCATTTGTAGGAAATCCGCAATTGAGCCCGAGAACTCTCGGGCTGCATGGAGGCGATCTCCATGTAGATCATCAAGGTCTCCAGGTAGATATTCAAGGTCTCCTTCTGGGTCTAGATCGAGATCTGCTGACCTTCACGTAGGCATAGCAGACAAGTAGCAAACTTTAGCCTCTGTGTGCATATGGCATCTATATCAGATGGTGGATTCAGTGGTGATTAGTCTTTTTGTGTGCTTATCTCTATCATTTTGAATGGGACATCTAAATTTGTGGCTTGCTTTCATATTTGTTCTATCTAAACACTGTAACGAAACAACAACGACGTTTGAGTTTGACTTTTCGGCTCTTCTAAATCTAGTTTTCGTGCTTGGCATTCCGGATTGAGGCTAGAGTTGAAATCTATGTTATTTGGGCTCAGGAGTACGAGTCCGGCATGTCTATGCTTTTTTTAACAGTGCCATGATTGTTGGAACTGGACGGTATATAGGTCTGGGCAAAGGATTGAGCCGGCTTTTGAGTGAACCACTCGAAATCGGTTGAATCAGGCTAAAATTCCAGTTGAGTTGGTAATTGAACTggtttctaaaaatatttttatggattttaaataaaatttttaattaaaactagACTAGTTAAATCATGAACCGGTGGTCTAATCAGTTCAATCCGTCTGGGTTAAAAGTTAGAAACAGTGCAAAGGTTGGAACTGGGCTTGATTTGAAGGTTAATTATTTCACGTATTTCGAATTGAGCTCGAAGTATTGTATTGATTAGATCATTTTGTCAGTTGAGAGACGAGGAATATATTTAGAATATGATGCAGTGATAATTTGTATATGACGTATTAAGAGAAATAAGCAACTCTCTTAGTATTCAGTGGCATTGTAATTGTCCGTGTAGTAGATATTcaagtatttaaattttgatttatgtgCTATCATATTTGAGTTAGCATTTTACATTCAAGTTGGAAAGATTTGATTGATACAacaaaatattttcattgtttaTATCAAAATTTCTAGAGTGCAACAATAAATGTAAAGGAGTTAAAATGTTCTAAATTCAAGTTCTCTTAACACGTGGAATTTAGTTTTCTCATTCATTTCAaagaatttaatcattttatctaaAAATACAAATCTAATTGTTAATACTATTGAATTTAGGTTCATTTAAACATTACTTTTTTAATCACATTACCGAGTTCAAAAtgctgaattttgaaatttaaaaataaaatgattaaattccataaattttttggAAACAAATAATCTAATTATGAAGAGAATAAGGATTTAGAGGAGTTATAAAGTAATTTCCCTTTTTTGAGGGGTTGCCCATCCCTCTGCGCCGCCCCCTGCTTAATcttttaaaaagtattaaaaaaagaaaaaagacataATCATCAGTTCAGTCAGCCATCAAATCTAAAAAGATTTCTGttactttaacttttttttttttttgaaaattttttaagttatataatatgtaaaattacttataatttaatttaaatatttaaataaaaagataaatacgtTTTAGTCTATTTAAActcatgttttattatattaacgataatatcaataccaatcgagttaatatttaatcaataaatttaaaaataatttaaatttagaatcaatCTTGAAGTtgaaatctaaatatttttaataattttttttcctgatttaaaaatttaaaaattcaaattgatttatgaaaattgacCTAAgcattaaattcaaattaatttatcTCAAAATCAATCCAATTGATATAATATATGTTTACCTAAACTCTACTGGAACCTAATCAATAACTAGCAGCCTTTTGAGATGGTCTATAATAATGGGCCTCCCACCTTGTTTTGACCAAGTCCCACATCCATAAAAATCAAACCGAGCTTGGAATATTTAAAAAACAAGTTGGGCTAACTGAGataaatagttaaaattaaatacgttatatttatttatcaaatacgctatatttttttatatgtttttaagataaatattttactttattCCCTAATAAGTATTTCAAcatacatgtttatatatatattttttgttaaattaaattaactgaataaaaatattttttaaataattaattaaaaattttaattttaaattttattatctctactttacaaaaaaaattaagaagttAATCCCTCTATTAGtggtttgtttttttatattttataaaaattgagaatttaatctaattggataatattattaaattttataattaaattattgaaaacccATAATTTAGCAATTTATGTGTCTTAAACAAAAATTAACTGTTCAAGTTTGTAAgtttaagaaataattttttttcaattttcataaagtaCGAGGATGAAAATTTGACAAATTAATATCTTGAAAGATTGGGTTagaaattcatatttaaaaaatagataaagtaacatttagtccttgaatttaataaaatttttcattttatctaTATCAGCCTCGAAACATGACAATTTTTTCCTCAAATTGGTCcctaaatttatatttcattacaGCATGATGACGTAACACTCTGAGAGTATGTGAAATCATcgcttaaatattttttaaagtttttaaaatttctacCATATTTTAACAATTTGTTTATATGCTTTTATAAACTTTTGAAGTTCTCATGTGATGATGTCGCATTTTGTGTTGTCAGaaactaaattgagaaaagttgTCAAATTTTGAGTCTAATGTGGACAAAGGAAAAGGTTcaaggatcaatttgaaacaaaatcaacaagttcaaggactaaatctTGATTTATCCCAAAGGAAAAAAGTTCTAACATTCACCGGACTCTTTTAGTTGTCAGGGTCACGTTTTGTGTATGTGAAAAGACCCGTCAGCCTATCAACGCTTCCATTGCCAAATTCTTCCATTTCTTCTATATAAAGAATCCAAAGAGTCAAGGTCCAAAAGTTTTCATTCAAAAGAATCTCTCTGAAAAAAAAAGCATCAAATTCAAGGATGGCAGTTGGAATATTGGAAGTGTTCTTGGTTAGTGCAAAAGGCCTTCAAGACTCAGATTTTCTGGGTATGTAATTTTATCGGagcttcattttttattttggatttatcagtttatattttcaaattcttcctttgtttcattttcttgctcattttttgctctttttttgtCAAGTTTTCATCATGTTTTTTAAATGGAAAAACAGAGAATTAAGAGAAAGAGAATTGGTTTTTGATTTGTGCATGTTCTTTGCTTGGTCAATGAAGAGAACCCATTTCTAGTCAATTTAAGATCTAGTGAtggatgtttaaaattttttaattggaTTTTATAGAAAATAGCATAGCTGGAAAACCTTAAAATTCCTTCTTGTCATTAGTAAATCTCAACTTTCTTTCatgttattaaaatattgatttgagTTTAGTTAAGTTCATGCTGCAGCTTAATATTGAACATTGTAAtatagatttttcaaaaatttgaactATGGGTTTCTctgcaccaaaaaaaaaaaatggtgaaGTGAGAATGATCTGGTTCTTATGTTCTAGATTTTTCCCAAGCTGTAAATCCACATTGTTTCCAGCATTTAACATCCTGGAAAATGGAAAAAAAGGTCATGATTGGTGCAAGATTAGAGAATAATGTGACTTTTTGCAGATGAACTAatgaatttttttccctttttgtttttgtttatgatTGTTAGGTGATATGGATCCATATGTTATAATTCAATACAAAGGTCAAGAACGCAAAAGCAGTGCGGCCAGAGGTAATTATTAAgtcttttttcctttattttaaacCTCTTGACTTCAAAATTACTTGAATTCAGGGTTAGTGTCAGACATGGATATATGTTGAATACGAGTATGctcaattttctttttaagttttttaatatATGTAGAGAATAATACCTTTGTATCCCATGTCTAAATATGTGTTGGATATAGGTATTTTACATGGTTCAGGTTTGGGTTTGAATTTATTCGAGTTCTGAGTTGTTTAGGGTTCGGTTCATTTTGAGTTTCGGACATTCGATAGCAATCAGATTTTCAGGTTGAGTCATCTTAGGTTCGAGTTACTCCGATGAATCGGCTTAGATTTTTAGCTTCAGATAAAAAATACTAACAGGTCTTTATCAAGCCATACCAATGAAAGTGAGAAACATTATTGGTAATAATCAGAAGAAGCGTATCATACATTTTTGTTGTCCTTCTATCACCAGTTCATAACATCATTGCATAGTTAAATGACTTGGACTCAGATGCGAATGCCATATATGAGCATGTCCTAATACATGTCGGCCATaaatactttaagaaaaattaagAGCCGGACGGATTAACTTGTACAAAAATTACCTAAAGGGTCAAAATTTGTGCAGGTGATGGATCTAGTCCATCATGGAATGAAAAATTCACATTCAAGGTGGAGTATCCAGGGTCTGGTGGTGACTACAAGCTACTTATTAAAATCATGGACAAAGACACCTTCTCTTCTGATGACTTTGTAGGCCAAGCCACGTAAGTATACTAACATTAATCGTCACTGTTTTATAGCTAAATTACTCCGACTCGTATCCGTCGTCCGAAATTTTTCCTATATGAgtactataagaaaataaaaggtCTGGAAAAACAAGCTTGATAGTTTCATAGCATTCTCTTTTAAGAAGTAGCAAGGTCGAATCTCAGCATATGCAACCCTTTTCTCTATCTAAAAGTTCGATCTCCTTTATACTGAAGCtcgaaaaagaaattgtaaaacattttttattttcatgtttgCAGCATATTTGTGAAGGATTTGTTGGCAGTTGGAGCAGATGAAGGAAGTGCTGAACTACATCCTACTAAACATAGTGTAGTTAATGCTGAACAACGTTATTGTGGAGAAATTGTAGTTGGTCTTACTTTCACCAAAAAggtatttaacttttttttcatgGAAATTGAACATACTTCCCATCAGGGCCAGAAATTTTTTATCAGGGTCGAGATTGAATTACAAATTTGTAAGGATAAAAgtatatttttaccattttattaaTTGATAGATTCACAAATTTAGAGGACCAAAAGATGAATTTTATCAAACCAAGGTGGGTCAAGGCCCTATCTATCCCCTTGGTATTACCCCTTGCTTTTTAGGAAGATTATCCTATTTCGTATTCGATTTTTATAGAGTTGTCTATTGATCGGGTAATCCGTCTAGCCTGATGAATAAGATATCTTTTATATTAGTTGATTAAggaatttattcttaatttaaaaaaaaaaagtctttttACCACCTATTGTTTTAAATATGtatcaaatatgaatatttaattaactaatggCATTTAtctattattgattttattttgctGGATTTGTACTACAggaggaaaatgatgaagaagagTATGGAGGTTGGAGGGAAAGCGA
Coding sequences within it:
- the LOC107934420 gene encoding serine/arginine-rich SC35-like splicing factor SCL30 isoform X1: MRRYSPQYHSPPRRGYGGRERDFPRRGYGGGGSGYGRREQSHGSLLVRNIPLDCRPEELRIPFERFGLVRDVYIPKDYYTGQPRGFAFVQFVDSYDASEAQRRMNGKIFAGREISVVVAAETRKRPEEMRHKSRARGPSGYGGRSSYYGRSRSRSPSRMRSPHHPSSSRGRYRSRSYSPAPRRRGNYSVSPGRRHEEQPRSPVGPPQERDGDYSHRSYSPGYENADGNGYGEKSAIEPENSRAAWRRSPCRSSRSPGRYSRSPSGSRSRSADLHVGIADK
- the LOC107934420 gene encoding serine/arginine-rich SC35-like splicing factor SCL30 isoform X2 — its product is MRRYSPQYHSPPRRGYGGRERDFPRRGYGGGGSGYGRREQSHGSLLVRNIPLDCRPEELRIPFERFGLVRDVYIPKDYYTGQPRGFAFVQFVDSYDASEAQRRMNGKIFAGREISVVVAAETRKRPEEMRHKSRARGPSGYGGRSSYYGRSRSRSPSRMRSPHHPSSSRGRYRSRRRGNYSVSPGRRHEEQPRSPVGPPQERDGDYSHRSYSPGYENADGNGYGEKSAIEPENSRAAWRRSPCRSSRSPGRYSRSPSGSRSRSADLHVGIADK
- the LOC107934401 gene encoding 16 kDa phloem protein 1; protein product: MAVGILEVFLVSAKGLQDSDFLGDMDPYVIIQYKGQERKSSAARGDGSSPSWNEKFTFKVEYPGSGGDYKLLIKIMDKDTFSSDDFVGQATIFVKDLLAVGADEGSAELHPTKHSVVNAEQRYCGEIVVGLTFTKKEENDEEEYGGWRESDY